The genomic stretch ATCTGAGTTGCAATTGCTGAACACCTCGCCAGTTGTTTAATTTAAGTTTTGGCTAAACTGCGTCTTCTCTTTAAAAAATTGGAATTAATATGCACGTTCACCTTTTCAAGTAGGCAATACATACGacgcctaggcaagctttaggcctAATAAAAATTGATTGATTTTGTTTTATCAGTTTCAGACTACTCAGCCTCTTTTAACTTTCTGAACTCTGTTTCTTGTTTGCCTTTGTAAAGTTCACTCTTTCTGTGAAAATCTCTCTATCTGGAAACCAGTTTCACAATTATACACTCTCGCTAATTTTCTGAGTCTCGCCCTATTAAGCTTTCGAGCTACTAGGTTATCTTTCTGTCCAGGAATGTATTATTTCAAACTACTGTATTTCAAATCTCTACTTTCTTCAAACGGTGTTTTAACAATTCCCTTACATTTTACTTACTCAATTGTTTCCCTCTTAGTTGTATTTCTGCAAGTCAAACATTCATCGGGCCATTcaggttttttttttattaaaccttCTGCTTTCACTGAAGCTTATCTTTTTCCGGCATTCCTGTTTTTTTTAAACTCTTATCTTTAAGACCTTAAatgtgtttgagacgtgctaattACATGTTTACTTGTGGAGGGATTTGTGAGCCACTTATTCGCCTTTGTATGATTCCTTTATGTGTAGTCCTACTTGTTATGTATGTCGCCTagcattttgtcctttaaacctaagggttcagCCTAGTCCTTACCTCGTAGGAATAGTGGTCCTAAATACCCTTTAGGACTTATAAGATGGGACGGGTACAACACGCAATAAGCTTTCGTGACCCAATCACGCGTTTAAATAACCtttacggggtgggaagggtagaatatggagatgataaccgatgcgctaatatcacgtgcgaccgtgattgctgggtattgcattgaagtgatccatattaatcacaaacctaggacccctttccgcTTTACTTGTTAATCCTTAAggtttcttttaaaactaattttctatactctctacttcttcaactcttaaacttgtttgcaaaactatgtgaagccctttgcttttttatttttctacttgtcttcttaaagtcacaattgtagcatggccgggaaccacacttgtggatcctgaggggtgcctaacaccttcccctcgggataatttctagctcttaccctaatctctggttttccaactcaagctcttctaaaagtgtcctaatgcactataatcattaggtggcgactcttcaacttctaaaacccaattctcgaaagggaatagagttgtcctcccaatgtcgtatacccgatttctaaccccacggttagagaaaaagggggtgtcGACACCACTCTGACCGGAGTACAAAACTCAAAAACATAGTTGTATCATCGGGACCGGGGACTGTGTGGCCAGCCCCGTAGAAACAAGTTATACAAGTTAGCCACAAGAAATGGCAATTTCTTTTTAGCATAACGAATGCTTAGGTACttttgaaaatggaaggaataaagtAAAGTCCTTCTATTTCTTCCTTGTTTCTTGTCAGAACGATGAattgattttatcatttgaaagttaaacaagtacttcaaatgatAGTGTCGTAATGAATAGGAGACGTTCTCTTTAAGAGCATcgtaaacataagagggccctATCTTATGAAACCCTCATGTTAAAGGGTAGATTTTGGAAAAACTTATGCCCGGAATCCAAAAGCTTTCGGGGGAAAATACACCCGAAGCCTTGCACAATTAGATGCAAACAGTAAAACTTGCACAAACACTTAAATGAAAAAACACACAAAAAGTAAACTTGTGCAAATATTTAAACGAAAAGTACGCAAAGACTTGCACAAATACTCAAATAGAAAGTATACAAAGAGAAATATTCACACAATGCTTGAGCAAAAAAGTGATTCTATTCACAGCAAAAGTAGCACAGATATAAAAgtatggaaaagaaaaaaaataaaaactaagcTACTGCATCACTGGGACCCAGAGGAAGAGAAGCATCTTCACTCCCAAGAGAAGTGGAGGATCCACCGCGGGCTCATCATTTTGGCCTTCGGCATAatcaccttctgcttcttcttcagttccCGAGAATTCAAAATCGGAACCAAAAGAATCGCTAGGATCAGGCCGGGCTAGAAGACACCTTTTGGCAGTTGACTCCAACTCACGGGCCTTAGCAATTTCGGCATCAAAATCAATGAGATCCGCTTTAGCCTCTTCCAAGGTCTTTCTCATCATGTTGTACATAGCATATGTTGTTTTAACAATGAAGGAAGTCGCTCGGTGCTTAAGTTCTTTTTTAAGTTGGTCAACCTTGACAGAAAGATTTTCCTATGCCGATCTGATGGACCGGAGGTTGACATCGAGCTCACGGACAGTGGAACTATAGACCCTATTGTGCTCGAGGGTCCTATTATGCTTCTCCGCTAACTATGTATACTTTGCCTCGGCAGTAGTAACTTCTTCAATTTTGGAGGCTAAGGCTGCCTCCAAATTATTCAACCTTTCTACAGCGGCAGCATCGCGATCGAAAGCAGCAAGAACGACATTATGGACTTTAACCCATTTGGCCTTAATTTCTTCAAATTGAGCCCTCAACGGGGTGACCTCTTGGCTAAGGGTCACTACTTCTTGCTCAGTTTGCTGCAACCGAGCCTCCGACTCAATGGCCTCAGCAGCTCGAACTTCCAGTTCTGAGAGGCGAACCACAATTTGGTCCCGCTCGGCCAAAATTTGATCTAGCTTGGAGGTAAGTTCCTCCTTATCACGAATCAGCCTTTGGAGACCCTCGGAAGCAAAGAAGTTGACCTTCAAAACAAGAATGCAAATTCAAAACCTTGCCATAACATAAATAAAAGGAACAATAGAGAAATCAAATACTATAATGTTGTTGCATTATGCATGGCATTGTTCAACAAGCACTCTCTCGAGAGAGAGAGCTTGTATCTTTTCCTTATCTTTTTTTGAATACAAAGGCTTTAGGTAATTTGCAAGTTCCACCAGCCGGGATAGCAGATGGCATATGGTAGAAACCAAAAGAGTAACGCTCCTCCTCCTTTGCGGATCTTCTGAGGGGGCTCATCACCACGACTTCTGGAGATTACTCGGGTGTGGCACTTTTTGCCTTTTTATTCTTTCCCTTGATCGTGGAAGAATGCCttctttttggttgcttgttctccgGTGGGGGACTCTAAGAAAAAGCACTTACACCAGAATCAGGCTCGGAGGTACCTGTTCGTGTAAAAGCCTCCTGCAACAGCCTCGTCGAGTCACCAGGATTAGCCAAAACATCCTCCTCAAGGATGACAACTAAGCCTTGGGGTAGACCTGAATTCAACAAGAGAGAAAGGTTAATCAAATTCCTTATACGAAAAGTAAAGACAAAATAAATCCAATTtattatgatttttggccttccacccgtATTTAAGGGCCAGTTCTTTCCACGTGCGGGTCTCGGGCGTAGTAACGTCCAAGATTTTCTGGACCCACTCGTACTAGCCTTCAACCCTATGTGGTACCCACCAAGAAGGGTCAATAACGATATGGGACAATTTTAATGAAAGAAAAGACAAACGAGGAACTTACGAGTACGGTTCCATAGTTCCGGAAAGGATGAAGTTGTGGACGGAATGATGTTGTTGGTGACGGCTGCAACAACCATTCCATCCACCCATAACCGTTGTCATCATCCATGCTAGATAGTAGAGCATAGTGGCCATGCTTGCTAAAATTTATCATTCCCCCGCAGAAGATCTTGGGGCAATAAAGGTTCATCAATCGATCTAGGATTAGCTCATCTCCCGTCTCCTAGCACATACACCAAAGACAAGTGACTATCCTCCACACAGAAGGACTTACTTGTGCCAGACATATCTGGTAGCGGATGCAGAACTGCACGATGACGGAGTCAAGCTCTCCACTCAAAGAAAACTCTCCCTAAAGTAAAGGGATATGTACAAAAATACGTAAATCCCTTCTTGGATAAGGTTATCTGCTCCGCTAGGTCAGGAGCGACAATGTCTAAATCTTGGCAATAGCAGTCTTCCTTCACATCAAGAATACTGGAAGGATGGATGGAGAAAGTTATATGCTAACGGCCCACATATGAGGGTTAGCGGAAGGAAACTTCTCTTCAAAGTCTTTAATTATGACAAGACTTCTTGGGATGATGATGCTCACTGTAGGAGGAGCAGCCTCACCGGCTTTACCTTTATTCTTTAAGGAAATAGGATTTTTAGAAGAAGAAACCATTTTttatcagaaaagaaggaaagtTTTCTCTCAAGAAGAAGGTTAAAGAAAGGTTGAAGACAAAGTACGAGTTGAGTGGAGAGAGTTTGAAGAAGTCTGAAGAATTATGAAGTGtaaatgaagaagtttgatgcgtaTAGTAAAGGAATAGGCAGCTAAAATCGTGGCCATAATTACCTCGATAACCGGCAAAAGTGATGCTAAATCGTGGGATGATGCGTGTTTGGAGCATTAAATACGGAGAGACGTGCATCTAATCAACTGTTAGAAACTTTTCAGAGGGGGTTAGAGAATTTTCTGCCAAAAAGGTATCTCTACCAATTTTCCTGTGACACAAAGTTATGTCACCGGAAAGCAGGGGGACTATGTGTATGGGGTAAAATATGTTCGTATTTTATGATCGTATGAGAAAGCAGCACGTGGGGCCGAAGTCAGAAGACAGACAAATCTGAAGGCAATGATCTCGCTTGTCCTCAGAGAAAGTAATGTTCATAAAGGCAAAATAAATATTTGTCATCCGGTAGCATTCATTGAAGAATATTCTATAGCATTAAGTGCATGATCTGTTACAGAAAATATGGCATTCACTGCCCACCATTACACATTCTTTATTGGCCCTCATAATTATCATTTAAGAAGGGATTGATCCTAGGACCTCGTTCTCTAGgtacaactataaatagtgagttCTACCATCATTGTAAGGACATGAATTTTCTGACAACCATACACTATATTCTATCAAAAGATCAATAATATTTTATTCGCTTACTTATTTATAATGTTCTTACTGCCCCTAGTATCTATGTGCCAGTGATTAAGATAATTGCCGTTTCATTTCAATTTCAATGCTAAGTCTTATATTTTTGTCTAATTCATCTATTATTTTAGGATCAAATTAACTCACTTGTTTGAAAACTACATATAAATTCAACTATACCGTTCTACGGGTAAACATTTTGGCAGCCACCGTGGGCCATAGGCAGTTGTGTAATTGAATTGATCCCTACATCTATTACTAACTTGTTTGATTCTTTGTCCTTAgcaaaaatcattaaaaatggcAGGTAATGGTGTTAACAACACACACAATATTGAGGCCCAAGGAAATCAGCCTCAACAAGAAGATTCTATTAGCGATACCCCCAACGAGGGAAACGAGGCCACGTAGATGCACGACAGCCGATATCCGAGACATGTTCGGGAGGCGACTCCTGATGATGCTGAAGAAGAGCATGTCATCGAAGCATTAAGGGTCTTGCAAGAGCAACAGGAGGCCATTATAGGCCATCTAACACGACAGAATAAGGTCATGACGGAGCTAAAGCAGGCGTTGTCGGGTGCTTTCTACAACACGAATGGACGAGGTCCAGTTCTTCCAGGTGCTCCTGCAAATCAAATAACGTAAAGAGTCGACAACAACACCTCGAGGGGCGAGATCGGCTTCGATGGGTCCGGGTGCGGATCCGGTCGAAACAATGAGAGTGATCCCTTTAAAATCGAACTCATGTAGTTTATGAGGGAACTAAACACCCGAATGGATCAGATTCCGAGCGCATCACTAGTGCTAAAAGGGCCGGACTCAATGAAGTGCACGCAATTGTAGTACAAACCAAGCGCGGCACCAGAATTGATCCCGAAGCGGTTTAAAATGACGTGCCGAAGTATAATGGGATTTCAGATCCTCAGAAGCATATCACCGCCTATACAACGGTGGTGAAGGGGAACGATTTAGCTCCctgcgagattgagtcagttttgTCGAAGAAATTCGAGAAGACTCCTAAGAAAGGAGCCCTGATGTGGTATTTGCTTTTGTCCGAGCATTCCATACACCGGAAAGATGAGAGGGTAGGAGTGCACTTTTAATAAGGCTTTGTGTAATTAAGGCGAAAGGTATGCGTGTGGTGAGCTCCAGCTGTTGAGGCGTGACATAAGGTGACTTCACCCTTGCGAGGCCGCAACTCCTTTTTTACCAAGTACGATGTACACTTTTGGTTGGCCTAATTTATTTCTCACATTAACCACACTTATTAGCTCCCTCTTTGAAATGTCACCCAATTACTCCTACTTTAAAGTctaaaatacccctccgaccgtCCATCAATTTCTGCCCACAAATCTCCGGAATTCTTCTCCATAGTAATGTTCTTCTCCTACTTGTTGATCACTATGTCGGCTCCTTAGAGACTAATTTCTAAATTGAAAGTGCAAATTCCAGAGTTATAACATTGTACAGAAGGATAGAACGAGACAACTTGAAGTGTTATTATATATAATCACAAACAAGAAAACTATGAAAAGACAATTGAATGTAAATATTTCGTTTATCAAGGCCTCATATCACCATTTGAGCTAAATAGATAATCCAATATAAGAGTAATGTGACGTCTGTTACTGTAACGGATTAAAAACTACTTTGAAAATATCAGTCCAAAAGAGTGTAAAACAGGGAGGCAAACAAAACTCTAGACATTTAAATAACCCAACATAAAAGTGCAAATTTTGCAGGGGAAGAATAGGTTGAAGTGTTTGGTCTTAAGAGCTACGGTTTTTCCGCAGACAACTAAGCTTAGTTTTAGCTGTTTTCGTTATGTCTGTGTGTAAAGACACAGACTTTCCTATTTTTTCTGGCAAAAAAAGTTTTAACCTTTTCGAACAGAAACAAGCATGCACTTGTACAACcacctaccctctcttctttccCGTCTCACAcgttctaatttttttttttttttggggggggggaaagggggggggggagttgTTTTAAAATTGGAAAGAGATGCGTCAAAGCAAAGGAGATTGAGTCTATTTTACGCAAATTAGATCGTCCTTATTCTATTCCCTTCCTTgtctttttaataaaataaaattacaaagtCCCACTCTGCCTTGTTCAACATCCCCATTATTTTACTATAAAGAAGCGACAATTTCCCTCTCAATAATCCACCCCCACTCGCTCcgtttctctctctctatctatgtTCTTATTGTTTTTCTGTTATGGGTATGGAAAAGGTTAATTTTGTGAAAATAGGAGGGGTGAGATTGCCCCCTGGATTCAGGTTCCATCCAACTGATGAAGAACTTGTGGTTCAGTATTTAAAGCGCAAGGTCTTCTCTTTCCCTTTGCCAGCCTCTATCATCCCTGACATAGACGTTCACAAATCTGATCCTTGGGATTTACCAGGTTGGTTCGCATTGTCCATTTCCAAATTCCTTAAAAGAACAAGTTTTTATACTCCGAAATGTGAATTGCAATTTTTTATTGAAGTTTGTGATTTTTGTGAAATTGAATATATTCAGGTGATTTGGAACAAGAAAGATACTTTTTTAGCACAAGGGAGATGAAGCATTTAAAGGGGAACAGGTCCAACAGAGCAACCAACTCAGGGTATTGGAAGGCAACTGGACTTGACAAACAAATTGTGAGTTCCAGaggcaaacaacaacaacaacttgtTGGTATGAAGAAAACTCTTGTCTTCTACAAAGGAAAGCCTCTCCATGGTTGCAGAACTGATTGGATTATGCACGAATATCGCCTCGCCAATCTTGAACCCAACAACATTCCTACACAGGTGAACTCAACTTTAAAATAGATTGATATACAGTCAGACCTAtcctatataacaacacttcactataaaagtcaagcTTTTTCGGAAATTTTCA from Nicotiana sylvestris chromosome 12, ASM39365v2, whole genome shotgun sequence encodes the following:
- the LOC104249703 gene encoding NAC domain-containing protein 83-like, with amino-acid sequence MGMEKVNFVKIGGVRLPPGFRFHPTDEELVVQYLKRKVFSFPLPASIIPDIDVHKSDPWDLPGDLEQERYFFSTREMKHLKGNRSNRATNSGYWKATGLDKQIVSSRGKQQQQLVGMKKTLVFYKGKPLHGCRTDWIMHEYRLANLEPNNIPTQENWVLCRIFLKKRGGSKNEDENMTQILDTTSCREGAKSKLVFYDFMNSWVPASSSVSGSSGITELSTNESDEHEDSSSCNSFTTSIRRKNMALD